A single genomic interval of Amycolatopsis albispora harbors:
- a CDS encoding long-chain fatty acid--CoA ligase, whose product MLSTMQTTPLTVSSILRHVVQNHGDRGVLTATGDGVRRVSYRELGERCGKLANALRRLGVADDDRVATFQWNNQEHLEAYAAIPSMGAVLHTLNIRLSPEQIRFIATHAEDRAVIVDSSLIPLMAKVLPSLDTVRFVLVTGEGDITSLAGCGKEVLRYEDVLAGESSEFPWLDGDENAAAAMCYTSGTTGDPKGVVYSHRSMYLHSMAACSGNAFGIAEPDRVLPVVPMFHANAWGLPYAALMAGADLLLPDRFLQAEPLADIIQAQRPTLAGAVPTIWNDLLHHVDRNPDIDLSSLRLVACGGSAVPRALMESFEQRFGVTIVQAWGMTETSPLGAIATPPAAAEGEDRMRYRATQGRPVCGVELRLVDDDDRVLPRDGKAVGELEVRGPWVTGSYYRVEAEDRFHDGWLRTGDVGNISPDGFLTLTDRAKDVIKSGGEWISSVELENLLMGHPDVVEAAVIAVSDPKWQERPLAAVVLRDGTETTADQLRSWLADKVPKWWLPERWAFVDQVPRTSVGKFDKKALRRIHSDGRLAVNEVYE is encoded by the coding sequence ATGCTCAGCACCATGCAGACAACACCGCTGACGGTGTCCTCGATCCTGCGGCACGTGGTGCAGAACCACGGCGATCGTGGAGTCCTCACGGCTACCGGTGACGGCGTCAGGCGGGTTTCCTACCGCGAACTGGGCGAGCGGTGTGGCAAGCTGGCGAACGCGTTGCGTCGCCTCGGTGTCGCCGACGACGACCGGGTCGCGACGTTCCAATGGAACAACCAGGAGCACCTGGAGGCCTATGCGGCGATCCCATCAATGGGCGCCGTGCTACACACCCTCAACATCCGGCTGTCGCCCGAACAGATTCGGTTCATCGCCACACACGCCGAAGACCGGGCGGTCATCGTTGACTCGTCGCTCATCCCACTGATGGCCAAGGTTCTCCCCAGCCTCGACACCGTGCGGTTCGTGCTCGTGACCGGAGAAGGTGACATCACCTCCTTGGCGGGATGCGGCAAGGAGGTGCTGCGTTACGAGGATGTGCTGGCTGGCGAGTCGTCCGAGTTTCCCTGGCTGGACGGTGACGAGAACGCGGCGGCGGCGATGTGCTACACCAGTGGCACGACCGGCGATCCCAAAGGCGTCGTGTACAGCCACCGGTCGATGTACCTACACTCGATGGCCGCGTGTTCCGGGAACGCATTCGGCATCGCGGAACCCGATCGAGTGCTTCCGGTGGTTCCGATGTTCCACGCCAACGCATGGGGCCTGCCTTACGCGGCGTTGATGGCTGGCGCGGACCTGCTGCTACCTGACCGATTCCTGCAAGCAGAACCTCTGGCGGACATCATCCAGGCGCAGCGCCCGACGCTTGCCGGCGCTGTGCCCACCATCTGGAATGACCTCTTGCATCATGTCGATCGAAACCCGGACATCGACCTCTCCTCGTTGCGCCTGGTCGCTTGCGGTGGTTCGGCGGTGCCGAGAGCGTTGATGGAGTCGTTCGAGCAGAGGTTCGGCGTCACGATCGTGCAGGCATGGGGCATGACCGAGACTTCGCCGCTTGGCGCAATCGCGACGCCCCCGGCCGCCGCCGAAGGGGAAGACCGAATGCGGTACCGGGCCACTCAAGGACGGCCAGTTTGCGGCGTCGAACTCAGGCTGGTGGACGACGACGACAGGGTGCTCCCGCGCGACGGCAAGGCGGTCGGCGAGTTGGAGGTGCGTGGTCCGTGGGTTACCGGGTCGTACTATCGTGTCGAAGCCGAGGACAGGTTCCACGACGGCTGGCTGCGAACCGGCGATGTCGGGAACATCAGCCCGGACGGGTTCCTCACCCTAACCGACCGGGCCAAGGACGTCATCAAGTCCGGTGGCGAGTGGATCTCCTCGGTTGAGCTGGAAAATCTGCTTATGGGCCATCCCGACGTCGTCGAGGCAGCGGTCATCGCCGTATCCGACCCCAAGTGGCAGGAGCGACCCCTTGCCGCCGTGGTGCTTCGAGACGGCACTGAGACGACTGCCGACCAGCTGCGGTCGTGGTTGGCCGACAAGGTTCCGAAGTGGTGGCTGCCGGAACGATGGGCATTCGTTGACCAGGTCCCGCGCACGAGCGTCGGCAAGTTCGACAAGAAGGCTCTACGCCGTATCCACTCGGATGGCAGGCTGGCGGTGAACGAAGTATACGAATAG
- a CDS encoding SCP2 sterol-binding domain-containing protein, whose translation MGVFKDEAEVHKYIGGVFEKGLADPKIGPKLSGSGVILQITYTDPDAVVTVDMPNGKVYAGATDLKPVVELFMTADDGNRFWLGELNLATALAKGKVRAKGPTSKVLKLVPAAKSLFPAYREMLEADGRQDLLSA comes from the coding sequence ATGGGCGTGTTCAAGGACGAGGCGGAAGTTCACAAGTACATCGGAGGGGTCTTCGAGAAGGGGCTCGCCGATCCCAAGATCGGCCCAAAACTGTCGGGCTCAGGGGTGATCCTGCAGATCACGTACACCGATCCCGACGCGGTCGTCACGGTCGACATGCCGAACGGCAAAGTGTACGCGGGCGCCACCGATCTCAAGCCCGTTGTGGAACTGTTCATGACAGCCGACGACGGAAACCGGTTCTGGCTCGGCGAACTCAACCTCGCGACCGCGTTGGCGAAGGGCAAGGTCCGCGCTAAGGGACCGACTTCGAAGGTCCTGAAACTTGTGCCCGCCGCGAAGTCCCTGTTCCCGGCATATCGTGAGATGCTGGAAGCGGACGGTCGACAGGACCTGCTTTCGGCGTAA